The following DNA comes from Anastrepha obliqua isolate idAnaObli1 chromosome 1, idAnaObli1_1.0, whole genome shotgun sequence.
GCGACACTCCTAATCCTGCCCACTTAAATGTGCCACTTATCCTGCACACACTTGGCACACAAAACCCAACAGCAACGGTCATCAACATCGATAGCCGTACGCCAATTGAGCGTTTTAGGGATCACTTCAATCACAACATACTTAGTATTGTTCAACTTAGCCAAAACAAGCCGAGGGATGAGCAATTGTTGCAGACATTGTGGCAACGTTTGCACTGGAATATCCAAAGTTGGAGCATACTTTTACTTGATGACACAGCCAGTGAGGCATATGTTGCGACgattcttaaattttgtgcCGCCGAGCGTGCTGTAAACATCATCGCTTTGCAGCCTCATATGGCGGTGAGAGAACGGAGCTATTGGACATTACAAATATTTCCCATTCAGAAAACTATCAAACGAACATTCCAACCATTTTACCGAGATCTTTTtcccaaatatttaaaaaatatgcatggACACCCTTTACGTGTAATGGACAATGGTTGGTATCCAGAATTTTATAACTATACACTTGAACAAGGATCAACCACGCTTAGTGGTTACATGGGTAGAGTCCTATCGGAGTATGCATATAACCACAATGCCACAATTCAGTTTCCATTTTCGCTGATGGACAGATCTGTGCCTTATACTGGAATGAGAGAAGCTTTAGAGCACAATGAGGCAGATATTGGTTTACTTTCACCGATAGCACCAGGTGAAAGTAAACTGAGTTCAACATCTGTAGGGCACCGAAAGAGTTGGTGTCTTATGATACCAGTGGAAAAACCAATGCCGCCACACACTTTTTATTATAGTGTAATGGACAAGTGGGtcgttattttgttttgtgtcaGTTTAGTATTGATATCTTTGCTTTGGGCTCGAATATCTCACAGGAAATATCAGCAGCCAATTATGGAGAACTGTATCAATGTATCGGTGCTTCAAGGTCTATTGGGTATGACATTTTGGACAAGGAAGTCCATTTCAACCATTCATAAAATCGTGTGCGTTATTATCTCGTTGGCCGGTATCATCCTAGGTACCGCTTACAGTACTTACTTGCAGAGTTTCAGTGTGGATGCACCTAAAGAGTCCCCGATAAAGACTATTGATGACGT
Coding sequences within:
- the LOC129253295 gene encoding uncharacterized protein LOC129253295, whose product is MQLFRNLTTLLSLIELSPTYQQFAQVVQDICVTEALEHGIMTFIYTSIGNDNCDTPNPAHLNVPLILHTLGTQNPTATVINIDSRTPIERFRDHFNHNILSIVQLSQNKPRDEQLLQTLWQRLHWNIQSWSILLLDDTASEAYVATILKFCAAERAVNIIALQPHMAVRERSYWTLQIFPIQKTIKRTFQPFYRDLFPKYLKNMHGHPLRVMDNGWYPEFYNYTLEQGSTTLSGYMGRVLSEYAYNHNATIQFPFSLMDRSVPYTGMREALEHNEADIGLLSPIAPGESKLSSTSVGHRKSWCLMIPVEKPMPPHTFYYSVMDKKYQQPIMENCINVSVLQGLLGMTFWTRKSISTIHKIVCVIISLAGIILGTAYSTYLQSFSVDAPKESPIKTIDDVLHRGIKIAIPAGSVPFLKNNNSEFLLLRNTFDTNYAFSVTDMWPIYNEQQKYFSRPLFRISDICFVKHQQLVLHLQKNSVYRQSLNKFIWKLQEAGLISYWMRHSFVELLEMDVISLEDRNKQPIFVPLKLEDLRVLCARQKLRVLMLEENHLVVDEK